A single window of Methylocella tundrae DNA harbors:
- a CDS encoding ABC transporter ATP-binding protein/permease, with product MTRPANMPPATETREHGFDAQLLMMMRALWASPERNQFLLLAFALCVVVGATAFGQIKLNAWNHPFYDALARKDLSGFLQQLWVFAMIASGLLILNVAQIWLNQITKLKLRARLTRELIDLWLGPRRAFRLANAGEIGVNPDQRIHEDARHLVELTTDLGIGLLQSTLLLASFIGVLWILSDGIGFNLFGLHIAVPGYMVWSALIYAGAASWMSWRVGNPLIQLNAERYGREAELRFALVRVNERNDAIAFYGGEEDEKQRLHNELQPVLDIMRRLVTGVTRLTWITAGYGWFAIVAPIVVAAPGFFSGDLTLGGLMMVVGAFNQVQQALRWFVDNFSAIADWQATLMRVATFRQALVDIDRLGNSAGRIEIVPSTEEKLQFDDLRVASPETCTRLSERHVTIKPGERILIIARPGAGRSNFFSAIAGLWPWGSGRISLPVGQAMMFLSNRPYLPPGTLRAAIAYPSPAKNFEEGAFAAALQRIGLARLLPDLDHSHRWERELGSDEQQSLQFARLLLHKPRWVLINEALDALDEDTRAIVLDLFSSELAGTAVLNIGRPDTQKGFFSRVLHLIEDPHGETLASHLSPGVAATPTCDAGANANVID from the coding sequence ATGACCAGACCAGCAAATATGCCGCCCGCGACCGAAACCCGTGAGCACGGGTTCGACGCCCAGCTTCTGATGATGATGCGGGCCCTGTGGGCGTCGCCCGAGCGCAATCAATTCCTGCTTCTCGCCTTTGCGCTCTGCGTTGTTGTCGGCGCCACGGCTTTTGGCCAGATCAAGCTGAACGCATGGAACCATCCCTTTTATGATGCGCTCGCGCGCAAGGACCTTTCCGGTTTCCTGCAGCAGCTCTGGGTTTTCGCGATGATCGCCAGCGGCCTTCTGATTTTGAACGTCGCCCAGATCTGGCTCAATCAGATCACCAAACTGAAATTGCGCGCGCGGCTGACACGCGAGCTCATTGATCTCTGGCTCGGGCCGAGGCGGGCGTTCCGGCTCGCAAACGCCGGTGAAATTGGGGTCAATCCGGATCAGCGCATTCACGAGGACGCGCGCCATCTCGTCGAGCTGACCACCGATCTTGGCATCGGCCTGCTGCAGTCGACGCTTCTGCTTGCCAGCTTCATCGGCGTCTTGTGGATTTTGTCGGACGGCATCGGGTTCAATCTTTTCGGCCTCCATATCGCAGTCCCCGGCTATATGGTCTGGTCCGCGCTCATTTACGCGGGCGCGGCGTCCTGGATGAGCTGGCGTGTCGGAAATCCGTTGATCCAGCTCAACGCAGAGCGTTATGGGCGCGAGGCAGAGCTGCGTTTTGCTCTTGTGCGCGTCAATGAACGCAACGACGCCATCGCTTTCTACGGCGGCGAGGAGGATGAAAAGCAACGTCTGCACAATGAGTTGCAGCCTGTCCTTGACATCATGCGCCGGCTCGTGACCGGCGTCACGCGGCTGACCTGGATCACCGCCGGCTACGGATGGTTCGCAATTGTCGCGCCGATCGTCGTCGCGGCGCCGGGATTTTTCAGCGGCGATCTCACGCTCGGCGGCCTGATGATGGTGGTCGGCGCCTTCAATCAGGTGCAGCAGGCGCTGCGCTGGTTCGTCGACAATTTCAGCGCCATCGCGGACTGGCAGGCGACCTTGATGCGCGTCGCCACCTTTCGGCAGGCGCTCGTCGACATAGATCGGCTCGGCAATAGCGCCGGCCGCATCGAGATCGTACCCTCGACAGAGGAGAAGCTGCAGTTCGACGATCTGCGCGTGGCGTCGCCCGAGACCTGCACCAGGCTAAGCGAGCGCCATGTCACGATCAAACCGGGAGAGCGCATCTTGATCATCGCCAGACCCGGCGCGGGAAGGAGTAATTTCTTCAGTGCGATCGCCGGTCTCTGGCCGTGGGGCTCCGGGCGCATTTCGCTGCCGGTCGGACAGGCCATGATGTTCCTGTCAAACCGCCCCTATCTCCCGCCGGGAACCTTGCGAGCGGCCATCGCCTATCCCTCGCCCGCCAAAAATTTCGAGGAGGGCGCCTTCGCCGCGGCGCTGCAGCGGATCGGTCTCGCCCGTTTGTTGCCGGATCTCGATCATTCGCACCGGTGGGAACGTGAGCTCGGCAGCGATGAACAGCAAAGTCTTCAGTTCGCCCGTCTCCTGCTCCACAAACCGCGCTGGGTTCTGATCAACGAGGCGCTCGACGCGCTCGACGAGGACACGCGCGCCATCGTGCTTGACCTTTTTTCGTCGGAACTGGCCGGGACGGCAGTCCTCAACATCGGCAGGCCCGACACGCAAAAGGGATTCTTCTCGCGCGTCCTGCACCTCATCGAAGACCCACATGGAGAAACGCTTGCGTCCCACCTCAGTCCGGGCGTTGCGGCGACGCCCACGTGCGACGCTGGGGCGAACGCCAATGTCATTGATTAG
- a CDS encoding glycoside hydrolase family 3 N-terminal domain-containing protein encodes MTLEEKVGQLSMAAGGYAVTGPLLGGDVTADIRAGRVGSLLNLWGAEVISAVQKMAIEETRLGIPLLVGFDVLHGHRTIFPIPLAEAAAFDPALWAATARASAAEAAQDGISLVFAPMLDVARDPRWGRIAEGAGEDPLVAAEFGKAKVFGFQGANLEEPGAVAATVKHFCAYGAALAGRDYASVDISERTLHEAYLPPFAATVAAGCAAVMPAFMDLAGIPMTAHRPLLRGWLRGKQRFDGVIISDYNALAELMRHGVAADLVDAAALALVAGVDIDMMSGAYHKGLPRAIAEGRVSMEEIDASVRRVLTLKQRLGLFDAACRQRKAETPSPAPGPLAREAARRAIVLLTNKGALPLPPSLEKISVIGPLADARREMDGPWAAAGDREKPVAILEGLAAALPDVEIRFAAGVGIEGEDDSGIIGALELCRDADVIVLCVGEAAAMSGEAASRADLGLPGRQMELAKAALDLGKPVVALLSSGRPLTVPWLFERAAAVLATWFLGVEAGNAIADVLTGRFNPVGRLPVTWPRAVGQIPIFLGPRPTGRPFAPNDSYTSKYLDISVRPQFYFGHGLSYSCFAISDLRAKRQSFRFDETVEFTVEIVNEGPQSGEATVFLFARDVLASIARPLLELKGFAKIALCADEKGLVYFSLAARELGFPGADSQPCFEPGAFEFSAGFSAEPEALVTIRLEALP; translated from the coding sequence ATGACCCTCGAAGAAAAGGTTGGTCAGCTTAGCATGGCTGCCGGAGGCTATGCTGTAACTGGTCCGCTTCTCGGCGGAGACGTAACGGCCGACATTCGCGCCGGGCGCGTCGGGAGCCTCCTCAATCTCTGGGGCGCCGAGGTCATTTCGGCTGTTCAAAAAATGGCCATCGAGGAGACGAGGCTCGGAATCCCGCTCCTTGTCGGTTTTGACGTCCTGCACGGCCACCGCACCATCTTTCCCATTCCGCTCGCGGAAGCCGCGGCCTTCGACCCCGCGCTTTGGGCCGCGACGGCGCGCGCCTCGGCGGCGGAGGCCGCGCAAGACGGGATTTCGCTGGTTTTTGCGCCGATGCTCGATGTCGCGCGTGATCCGCGCTGGGGCCGCATCGCCGAAGGGGCAGGGGAAGATCCACTTGTCGCGGCGGAATTCGGCAAAGCCAAAGTTTTTGGTTTTCAGGGCGCGAATCTTGAGGAGCCTGGGGCCGTCGCCGCAACGGTGAAGCATTTTTGCGCTTATGGTGCGGCGCTGGCGGGCCGCGATTATGCCTCGGTCGACATTTCCGAGCGCACGCTGCATGAGGCGTATCTCCCGCCTTTCGCGGCGACGGTCGCCGCCGGCTGCGCCGCCGTGATGCCGGCCTTCATGGATCTTGCCGGCATTCCCATGACGGCGCATCGCCCCTTGCTGCGCGGCTGGCTGCGCGGAAAACAACGTTTCGACGGTGTAATCATTAGCGATTACAACGCGCTTGCCGAATTGATGCGCCATGGCGTTGCCGCCGATCTCGTGGACGCGGCCGCGCTGGCGCTGGTCGCGGGCGTCGACATCGACATGATGAGCGGGGCTTATCACAAAGGTCTTCCGCGAGCCATCGCCGAGGGGCGCGTCTCGATGGAGGAGATCGACGCCAGCGTGCGCCGCGTGTTGACGCTGAAGCAGCGCCTTGGGCTTTTCGACGCTGCTTGCCGCCAACGCAAAGCCGAAACTCCGAGCCCCGCGCCGGGGCCTCTGGCGCGCGAGGCCGCGCGGCGCGCGATCGTGCTTCTGACGAATAAGGGCGCGCTGCCGCTTCCGCCATCTTTGGAAAAAATCTCGGTCATAGGTCCGCTCGCCGACGCAAGACGGGAAATGGATGGGCCGTGGGCGGCGGCGGGCGATCGGGAGAAGCCCGTGGCCATTCTCGAAGGTCTGGCCGCCGCGCTGCCTGATGTTGAGATACGGTTCGCGGCCGGCGTCGGCATCGAGGGGGAGGATGATTCAGGAATCATTGGCGCTTTGGAGCTTTGCCGCGACGCCGACGTCATCGTGCTATGCGTTGGCGAAGCCGCCGCGATGAGCGGAGAGGCGGCCTCGCGCGCCGATCTTGGGCTGCCTGGGCGCCAGATGGAATTGGCGAAGGCGGCGCTTGATCTCGGCAAGCCCGTCGTCGCACTTTTATCCAGCGGGCGGCCCCTGACGGTTCCCTGGCTCTTCGAGCGAGCCGCTGCGGTCCTTGCGACGTGGTTTCTGGGTGTCGAAGCTGGAAACGCGATCGCCGATGTGCTGACGGGGCGCTTCAACCCCGTCGGCCGCCTGCCCGTCACCTGGCCCCGCGCCGTCGGGCAAATTCCGATTTTTCTCGGCCCGCGCCCGACGGGACGTCCTTTCGCCCCGAATGATTCTTACACGAGCAAATATCTCGACATTTCAGTTCGGCCGCAATTTTATTTCGGACACGGCCTGTCCTATAGCTGTTTTGCGATCAGCGATCTGCGCGCAAAAAGGCAAAGCTTCCGTTTCGACGAGACGGTCGAATTCACCGTCGAGATCGTCAATGAGGGACCACAAAGTGGCGAGGCGACGGTGTTTCTGTTCGCACGCGACGTGCTTGCATCGATCGCCCGGCCCCTGCTCGAACTTAAGGGATTCGCCAAGATCGCATTGTGCGCGGACGAAAAAGGATTGGTTTATTTTTCGCTGGCCGCTCGCGAACTGGGCTTTCCCGGCGCGGATTCCCAACCCTGTTTCGAGCCCGGCGCTTTCGAATTTTCTGCCGGATTCAGCGCCGAGCCGGAGGCTCTCGTCACGATCAGGCTTGAGGCTCTCCCTTGA